GTCGCCGAGGCGGTGGAGCCCCAGTTGGAGAAGTAGGAGAACTGCCACCACCACAGGGCCTCGGTGACACGGCCCGCGCGGTAGTGGACCATGCCGTGGCGCAGATCGGCGATGACGTCGGCGAGATCGTCGGAGATCCGGGCGGGCACGGGCGCCTTGCGGGGCTCGTACGGGTCGAAGACCTCCGAGTAGACGTCGACCGGCTCGAGGAGCCGGGCGAGGTTCTCGCGGAGCTCGTCGGCGTCCGGCTCGAAGCCCGGGTCCGGCTCGTAGCGCTCGTCGGGGAGGATGTCCTCGTGGGCGCCGAGACGGCCGCCGGCCAGGAGCAGCTGGGAGACCTCCAGGAGGAGGAAGGGGACCGCCGAGCCGGGTTCGTCGCCCTTCGCCACTTCGGTGACGGCCACCAGGAAGCTTTCGACCTGGTCCGCGATCTGGACCGCGAAGTCGTCCGGGTTCGGTTCGGTCGCGTGCAGCGTGGCGTCAGACATCTAGGAGTCGTCTCCCCTCGAAGGCGCGGCCGAGGGTGACCTCGTCCGCGTATTCCAGGTCGCCGCCCACCGGGAGGCCGCTGGCCAGGCGGGTGACCTTCAGGCCCATGGGTTTGATCATGCGGGCGAGGTACGTGGCCGTCGCCTCGCCCTCCAGGTTCGGGTCCGTGGCGAGGATCAGCTCCGTGACCGTGCCGTCGGCCAGCCGCGCGAGCAGTTCCCGGATCCGCAGGTCGTCGGGGCCGACACCCTCGATGGGACTGATCGCGCCCCCCAGGACGTGGTACCTGCCGCGGAACTCGCGTGTGCGTTCGACCGCGACGACGTCCTTCGGCTCCTCGACGACACAGATCACCGCCGGATCGCGGCGCGGGTCGCGGCAGATGCCGCACAGCTCCTCCTGCGCCACGTTGCCGCAGGTCGCGCAGAAGCGGACCTTCGCCTTGACCTCCATGAGGGCCTGCGCGAGCCGGCGCACGTCCGTCGGTTCCGCCTGGAGGATGTGGAAGGCGATCCGCTGCGCGCTCTTGGGACCGACGCCGGGCAGTCGCCCCAGCTCGTCGATGAGGTCCTGGACCACGCCTTCGTACAACGGACTGCCGTCCTTCCTGGGTTCCTTGCAGTACGTACGGTAGTTGGCCGAGGCCGGTCTGCGTAAGGCGGACCGGTCCTAGAAAGGCAGTCCCGGGATGCCGCTGCCGCCGCCCAGGCCCTCGGCCAGCGGGCCGAGCTTCTGCTGCTGGAGCGTCTGCGCGTTCTCGTTGGCCGCGTGGACGGCCGCGACGATCAGGTCGGCGAGGGTCTCGGTGTCCTGCGGGTCCACCGCCTTCGGGTCGATCCGCAGGGCGCGCAGCTCGCCGGAGCCGGTCACCGTCGCCTGCACCAGG
This Streptomyces sp. NBC_00377 DNA region includes the following protein-coding sequences:
- a CDS encoding DUF5063 domain-containing protein, with translation MSDATLHATEPNPDDFAVQIADQVESFLVAVTEVAKGDEPGSAVPFLLLEVSQLLLAGGRLGAHEDILPDERYEPDPGFEPDADELRENLARLLEPVDVYSEVFDPYEPRKAPVPARISDDLADVIADLRHGMVHYRAGRVTEALWWWQFSYFSNWGSTASATLRALHSVLAHVRLDQPLEELDGLDTDQSPLGDETLEFEAGRVMAEEIGERLGVRPAG
- the recR gene encoding recombination mediator RecR, whose translation is MYEGVVQDLIDELGRLPGVGPKSAQRIAFHILQAEPTDVRRLAQALMEVKAKVRFCATCGNVAQEELCGICRDPRRDPAVICVVEEPKDVVAVERTREFRGRYHVLGGAISPIEGVGPDDLRIRELLARLADGTVTELILATDPNLEGEATATYLARMIKPMGLKVTRLASGLPVGGDLEYADEVTLGRAFEGRRLLDV
- a CDS encoding YbaB/EbfC family nucleoid-associated protein, with protein sequence MIPGGGQPNMQQLLQQAQKMQQDLARAQEELANTEVDGQAGGGLVQATVTGSGELRALRIDPKAVDPQDTETLADLIVAAVHAANENAQTLQQQKLGPLAEGLGGGSGIPGLPF